From the genome of Gemmatimonas phototrophica, one region includes:
- a CDS encoding PD40 domain-containing protein translates to MARFPFVRFVAGMCAVLSVLSGPTRVASAQPTKGVSLGLQYRPGEKTTLIVVPVRGANGDSLTAMMSRDLDYSDRFTVVGSSAAPAITGTINWALFAKLGVDGIVQGTVLPSGWVRVVLHDVGLKSIRSQKDFALPSPALSAAWRLAVHGVSDAVEEWVTGQRGIAQTRIAFTRGGRVWTVDSDGANVTAVTPSGMSPQWLPTGRGLVYSVLDGVRNPIMFTDLQTGAQRTLASASGIEHTTPAISPDGRTLVYARGSESGTDLYVQPMEGGAPRRITVGRGRASAQPSFSPDGQRLTFMSDRSGHPEVYISDLDGTNAELLTAAAFGDRDYRAGPDWSPDGRLVAFQSRNGGTFQIMTINLRDQSVRQVTNDGRNDDPSWAPDSRHLVLTSNRSGVRQLWVVDTETGRARQLTRGPETRLSAWSPRLLAQ, encoded by the coding sequence ATGGCCCGTTTCCCGTTTGTCCGATTCGTTGCAGGCATGTGCGCCGTGTTGTCGGTGTTGAGTGGGCCGACGCGTGTCGCCAGCGCCCAGCCCACCAAGGGCGTCAGTCTGGGGCTCCAGTACCGCCCGGGCGAGAAGACGACGCTGATCGTGGTGCCGGTACGCGGGGCCAATGGCGACTCGCTCACCGCCATGATGAGCCGCGACCTCGATTACAGCGATCGCTTCACGGTGGTGGGGTCATCGGCCGCGCCGGCAATCACGGGCACCATCAATTGGGCGTTGTTCGCCAAGCTGGGGGTGGATGGCATCGTTCAGGGCACCGTTCTGCCCAGCGGGTGGGTGCGTGTCGTGCTTCATGATGTCGGGCTCAAGAGCATCCGAAGCCAGAAGGACTTCGCCCTGCCGTCGCCGGCGCTGTCCGCTGCCTGGCGCCTCGCGGTGCATGGCGTGTCCGATGCGGTGGAAGAGTGGGTGACCGGGCAGCGTGGCATTGCCCAGACCCGAATTGCCTTCACGCGGGGCGGGCGGGTATGGACCGTGGACAGCGATGGGGCCAACGTCACCGCGGTCACGCCGTCCGGCATGTCACCGCAGTGGCTTCCCACGGGCCGTGGGTTGGTGTACAGCGTGCTCGACGGGGTCCGGAACCCCATCATGTTCACCGATCTGCAGACGGGGGCCCAGCGTACGCTGGCCAGCGCGTCAGGCATTGAACACACGACGCCGGCCATCTCGCCTGACGGTCGGACGCTGGTGTACGCCCGAGGGTCCGAAAGTGGGACGGATCTCTATGTCCAGCCCATGGAGGGGGGCGCGCCCCGCCGCATCACCGTGGGTCGGGGAAGGGCCAGCGCCCAACCCTCATTCAGCCCCGACGGACAGCGGCTGACCTTCATGTCCGATCGTTCGGGGCATCCGGAGGTTTATATTAGCGATCTGGATGGTACGAACGCGGAACTGCTGACGGCGGCGGCCTTTGGCGATCGGGACTATCGTGCGGGGCCGGATTGGTCGCCGGACGGTCGTCTTGTGGCGTTTCAGTCCCGCAACGGTGGCACGTTTCAGATCATGACCATCAATCTGCGCGACCAGTCGGTGCGGCAGGTGACGAACGATGGCCGGAACGACGACCCCTCGTGGGCGCCGGACTCGCGTCATCTGGTGCTCACCTCCAACCGCAGTGGGGTGCGTCAGTTGTGGGTTGTTGATACCGAAACCGGTCGTGCTCGGCAGTTGACGCGCGGGCCGGAAACGCGCTTGTCGGCGTGGTCTCCACGCCTGCTGGCGCAGTAG
- a CDS encoding biopolymer transporter ExbD codes for MRRGRRGERMGVNGEINVVSLIDVMMLLMIIFMITAPMMQGGVDIDLPSAEVKPLEPKNGLVVTVDRTGQIFVDDTKLTYEEFAGSIKALSDRKGGGGVFVRAHKSVDYGTVIRLVAAMKARGITEVGLVAEPEENR; via the coding sequence ATGCGCCGTGGCCGACGTGGGGAGCGCATGGGCGTCAACGGCGAGATCAACGTCGTGTCGCTCATCGATGTCATGATGCTGCTCATGATCATCTTCATGATCACCGCGCCCATGATGCAGGGCGGCGTGGACATCGATTTGCCCTCGGCCGAAGTCAAGCCGTTGGAGCCCAAGAACGGTTTGGTGGTCACCGTTGACCGCACGGGCCAGATCTTCGTGGATGACACCAAGCTCACCTACGAGGAGTTCGCGGGGAGCATCAAGGCGCTGTCGGACCGGAAGGGCGGCGGTGGGGTGTTTGTGCGTGCGCACAAGAGCGTGGACTACGGCACGGTCATCCGACTGGTGGCCGCCATGAAGGCGCGGGGCATCACGGAAGTGGGACTCGTCGCTGAGCCGGAAGAGAATCGCTGA
- a CDS encoding cell envelope integrity protein TolA, which produces MATVSASRSSVAGRRGLGGGMALSALVHVALLGVVLWAGSRPEPPRPPVYRVELIGQAGLRQAGVEKPVDEATAAKDAVAGAERVEEEKTMPSASKAKKTLPSPKATPSTDRTKKGGAKNAPAATTTRKNVAPKSGAGATGTKGADVANVRTDGIAFPYPGYLSNIVRQIALNWSPRKVSAALVTELKFMIRRDGTVVGIEVVKRSGDRLYDLDAMGAIEVVGSSRSFGPLPTGWADDVLVVYFTFDYALRPQ; this is translated from the coding sequence ATGGCGACCGTCAGTGCATCTCGTTCGTCCGTGGCAGGGCGCCGCGGGTTGGGCGGTGGAATGGCGCTGTCGGCATTGGTGCACGTGGCCCTGCTTGGCGTCGTGCTGTGGGCGGGCAGTCGCCCTGAACCCCCACGGCCACCCGTCTATCGGGTGGAACTGATTGGTCAGGCGGGATTGCGGCAGGCTGGTGTTGAGAAGCCCGTCGACGAGGCCACTGCGGCAAAAGATGCTGTTGCTGGTGCCGAGCGGGTGGAAGAGGAAAAGACGATGCCGTCGGCGTCCAAGGCCAAGAAGACCTTGCCTTCGCCCAAGGCCACGCCGTCCACCGACCGGACCAAGAAGGGTGGGGCGAAAAATGCCCCGGCCGCTACAACCACACGCAAGAACGTCGCGCCGAAGTCCGGAGCGGGAGCGACGGGGACGAAAGGCGCCGATGTGGCCAACGTGCGCACCGACGGGATCGCATTCCCCTATCCCGGGTACCTGTCGAATATCGTGCGGCAAATTGCGCTCAATTGGTCGCCGCGAAAGGTCTCGGCCGCGCTGGTCACCGAACTCAAGTTCATGATTCGGCGCGATGGCACCGTGGTGGGTATCGAGGTAGTCAAACGGTCGGGCGATCGGTTGTATGATCTTGATGCCATGGGGGCCATTGAGGTGGTGGGCTCCTCCCGCAGTTTTGGCCCCTTGCCAACCGGCTGGGCAGATGATGTGCTGGTGGTGTATTTCACATTCGATTACGCATTGCGACCGCAGTGA